One Nostoc sp. CENA543 genomic window, TGATATCGCTAACAGGAGCATTGGTCATGCAACTTCCAGATAGTCCTAAAATGCCCAAATTTATGCAGCTGGTAAAGTGGATTAACAATCCCTTACAGCTTATGGAAGCATCTACCAAAGCTCATGGTGATTGTTTTACCCTATGGTTAACTAACAAACAACCAATGGTATTTCTCAGCCATCCCCAAGCTATAGAGGAGATTTTCACTACTCATTTAGAAAACCTTGATTCTAGAGCTTCAGCCCAAATTTTACAACCATTATTAGGGAATAATTCTTTATTACTTCTATCGGGGGAGACTCATCAACGCCAACGAAAATTATTAACTCCGCCTTTTCATGGCGATCGCATGAGAGCTTACGGTGATATTATTACCAACATCACCAAAGATGTAATCAGTAATTGGCAAATTGGTAAGGCTTTTTCTGTGCGTGATTCCATGCAAGAAATTGCTTTACGGGTAATTTTACAAGCCGTGTTTGGTCTAAATGAAGGTGAACGCTATACACAGTTACAAACACGCTTATGCTCTATTTTAGAGTTAATGTCTTCTTCTTTTCGAGCTTCTCTATCTTTTATCCCAGCTTTACGCTTAGATTTAGGTGGCTGGAGTCCTTGGGGAAATTTCCTGCGTCAACGCCAAGAAATTGACAATTTATTATATGCAGAAATTCAAGAACGCAGAAATCATCCAGACTCATCCCGAAATGATATTCTTTCCCTCATGATGTCAGCGCGTGATGAACATGGCGAACCCATGAGTGATTTAGAGTTACGTGATGAATTGATGACTCTATTAGTGGCTGGTCATGAAACTACAGCCTCAGCTTTAACATGGGCATTATACTGGATTCACCATCTACCATCAGTGCGAGAAAAACTTGTAGCTGAGTTAGATAGTTTTCACAATGCAGATTTCAATGAAATTACCCGTCTTCCCTATTTAACGGCTGTATGTCAAGAGACACTCCGCATTTATCCCATCGGGATGATTACTATCCCCCGCATTGTCAAGTCCCCAATAGAAATTATGGGTCATAAATTTGAGCCAGGAACGTTGTTACTTGGCTGTATATACTTGGTTCATCGCCGTCCAGATTTATATCCCCAACCGGCAGAATTTCGTCCAGAAAGGTTTTTAGAAAAGCAATATTCGTTATATGAATATCTTCCCTTTGGTGGTAGTAACAGGCGTTGTTTGGGTATGGCTTTCGCGCTGTTTGAAATGAAATTAGTGTTGGCGACAATATTATCTCAAGTAGATTTAAAATTAGTGGACAATTATCCAGTCAAACCTATTCGTCGTGGCGTAACTTTAGCACCTTCTGGTGGTAAGTGGATGATTGCAACTGGACAAAGACAAAAGTTAGAAAAGTCTGCTGTTGAAGTGTAAGTAACTCAGCAAGAAGAAAAGAATCTAAGAGGTAGATTTTTAAAGAGCGATCGCACTATGATGAGTTTGGGCGATCGCTCTATAATTTCAATAGGCCAAAGCTAATTTGAATAGCTCTATCCACCTTTACAACAGTTTCCGCTTCCAGGATACCTAAACGTTTAATTAGCCTTTGTTTGTCAATTGAACGTATTTGATTGAGGAGTACAACAGAATCTACCTCTAAACCACCTTCAGAAGCGCAAATCAAAACTTCAGTGGGATACAAAGGTTCTGTAAACTGTGAAGTGATTGCAGCTACAATGGTAATTGGACTGTATTGATTGGAAACATCATTTTGCAATATTAAAGCCGGACGCGTTTTTCTAATTTCTGCACCAACAGTAGGATCGAAAATGACTAAATATATTTCACCACGCTTGGGATATATTATTTTCCGTTTTTGTTCCACGCTTCTTCTTCTAAATCATACCACTCTGAAACTAATCCTAAATCGCGTTCTGCTCTTTGAATGGCTCCAGCTTTTAACTGTTCTTCCAATTTAGTTAATGTTTTCTCTGCCAAATAATATTGTATAGCTTCATTGATCAATTGACTGCGCTGATGCAATTTCTCTCCTGTAGGATCATCTTTTTCCAGAATTTGATCAATGAGTTCAATAGTTTCTTCCGGTAAAGAAATATTAATATTTTGATACATAATTTACTATTGGATATTGCAGATAAGTCTTGTGTAACATATCTTTAGCATATATCTTTTTTCCAAAAGCGATCGCACTATGATGAGTTGAGGCGATCGCTCTATAATTTTTGTTATTTAACGAGACAAAAGTGCTGCTTCTGTAACTGAACTGGCTCTACGAAAATAAGCCGCAGCATTTAAACTCATTGCATGGCAAGATTCTGCACATTGACGACAAATAGCAGCACACAACATCATTGTCGGGTCATCGCTCATTTGTTCGCAAGTCATCGCAGTGCGATCGCAAATTTGCGCGCACAAAGCGCAAGTATTGCCCATAAACTCAGAACCATCATCTATCATATTGACGCACATCATGCACATTTCTGCACAGTCGCGCAACATAGACATCATCGCCATATCTATGTATTTACTGCCCTGATTCTTACAATATTTAAGAGTGTCAGTACAAGTTGTTTGGCATTCAATACAAATTTGTTTAGCGGCTTCCATTGTAGTGGAGATAGATTCGTTGATCATAAAAGTAACTTCTTAGCTTTAATCGGGTCTGTTGCTTTGTACTAAATTGCAAGATAAAGCCTTATTTTGGGAAAATCAAGAGTTTTACGCAACTCGACAAATTTAAGGACACTAATCCCATCTACTTAAAGTAAATTTAGCTAGTAGTTGAAAAAATCCTTTTCTATCAAGGCTTTCGCATATGGCAATGCAGAATTAGTCTAAATTATGCGGCAGATTTTCGTCATCGCCGACACAAAATTAGCCTTGAACTTACCTTTATATTCGACTTCAGCAGCTTGCTAATTGTTAGTGGCTATATTTGCTTAAGCTTTATCCTATAAAGCTTCCATAATCCTTAAAAACCTAAGAGTGCATTTTTGTCAACAAACCAATGAGTATATTTTCTCATTTGA contains:
- a CDS encoding cytochrome P450 encodes the protein MQLPDSPKMPKFMQLVKWINNPLQLMEASTKAHGDCFTLWLTNKQPMVFLSHPQAIEEIFTTHLENLDSRASAQILQPLLGNNSLLLLSGETHQRQRKLLTPPFHGDRMRAYGDIITNITKDVISNWQIGKAFSVRDSMQEIALRVILQAVFGLNEGERYTQLQTRLCSILELMSSSFRASLSFIPALRLDLGGWSPWGNFLRQRQEIDNLLYAEIQERRNHPDSSRNDILSLMMSARDEHGEPMSDLELRDELMTLLVAGHETTASALTWALYWIHHLPSVREKLVAELDSFHNADFNEITRLPYLTAVCQETLRIYPIGMITIPRIVKSPIEIMGHKFEPGTLLLGCIYLVHRRPDLYPQPAEFRPERFLEKQYSLYEYLPFGGSNRRCLGMAFALFEMKLVLATILSQVDLKLVDNYPVKPIRRGVTLAPSGGKWMIATGQRQKLEKSAVEV
- a CDS encoding type II toxin-antitoxin system PemK/MazF family toxin encodes the protein MEQKRKIIYPKRGEIYLVIFDPTVGAEIRKTRPALILQNDVSNQYSPITIVAAITSQFTEPLYPTEVLICASEGGLEVDSVVLLNQIRSIDKQRLIKRLGILEAETVVKVDRAIQISFGLLKL
- a CDS encoding four-helix bundle copper-binding protein yields the protein MINESISTTMEAAKQICIECQTTCTDTLKYCKNQGSKYIDMAMMSMLRDCAEMCMMCVNMIDDGSEFMGNTCALCAQICDRTAMTCEQMSDDPTMMLCAAICRQCAESCHAMSLNAAAYFRRASSVTEAALLSR